Proteins encoded in a region of the Neoarius graeffei isolate fNeoGra1 chromosome 3, fNeoGra1.pri, whole genome shotgun sequence genome:
- the LOC132882868 gene encoding uncharacterized protein LOC132882868 — protein MPPKKAPTVEEIDDIKKSLDFLGEEISAVRMQQKTILDLVEEVKALRLQNKEKEKRIAILENRVEELEQYTRINDIIVTGLQIQPHSYAGAVARRDGEELNEEDANSVEKQVLAFLHSKGIEVKSNNIEACHPLPRRSNTGKPVVIMRFANRKHKMQLLKQGKKLKGSDVFLNEHLTKKNADIAKKARLLRKQGKIQNTWTQNCKIFIRLKGSPEEAKILVIRDIGELDKF, from the coding sequence atgcccccgaagaaagctcctacggtcgaggagatagacgatattaaaaaatccctcgactttctgggtgaagaaatctctgctgtcaggatgcagcagaagaccatcttggacctggtagaagaggtcaaagctctgaggctaCAGAACaaggagaaggaaaagaggatcgccattctcgagaaccgagtggaggagctggagcagtacacccggataaatgacatcattgtgaccggactgcaaattcaaccccactcatatgctggagcagtggcgagaagagatggagaggaactgaatgaggaggatgctaactctgtggagaaacaggtgttagcattcctgcactccaaggggattgaggtaaaaagcaataacatcgaagcatgtcaccctctcccacggagaagcaacacaggcaaaccgGTGGTAATAAtgcgatttgccaacagaaagcataagatgcaactgttaaaacaagggaagaaactgaaaggctcagatgtgtttttaaatgagcacttaaccaaaaaaaatgcagacattgcaaaaaaggcgagactcctaaggaaacaggggaaaatccagaacacttggacacaaaactgcaagattttcatcaggctgaagggatctccagaagaggccaagatcttggtcatccgagatattggggaactggacaaattctga